The Deinococcus gobiensis I-0 genome includes the window AGCCATTGAGTGCAGCGTTCGTGTGCTGGAAAATCGGTACGACATGGCTGTTGCCTGTGTTGAGCACCCAAATAGCGACTCATAAAAGTGGTTTCACATAAATCCAGGAGGTGGTATGGGATTCCAGGCACGCTGAACTCCTGAATGAGATACATGCCCCTGCACCTTCGGAAGTGTCATCTGGCAGCCCCTAGTACATTCAGCGGATTACTCATTCAGGTCATTCCTTGTACGCTTCCATCACACGACTCTCCACCTCTGAATATGCAGAGTCGCTTTTTTCAGGAGCTTCATCAACGCCGGCAGGCGGCGGCCCTAGTTACCCAGGGTGCCGTCGAACGGGAAGCCTTTATTACTGGCCTGCTGTCCGATACACAGCTGGTTGCGGATGCCGTCAGCGCCTTCCTCGCACGCCTAAAGCAGTCTCAGGTCAGTGGACCGCTGTTCAGCCTCGCCGTCATTGAGGCCCGCTCCGTCGTCCTTCGCACAGCGCACCGGCGCTGTGACGATCTGCTGTCCTGGCAGGAGGTACGCTCCCCGCTGGCCGGCTGGTGGGGCCTTCAGGCCAGTTTCGAATACAACAATGACGGTCGTCGGTTTGCCGAGGGACTGTGCGGGTACCTCCGCTCGACCCGGGAGACGTTCGCGCTGGACAGCGATCACCATGTGACCGAGGCGGGTGATCTGGCGTTCGTCACACTGGTCGATGACCATGCCGATCCGGCCCTCCGTTTTGAGCGGAGCAACGCCTCCCGGGAGCTCTACGCTCTCCTGTCGCTGGCCTGTGACAGCACTGCGGCTGCGTGGCTGAGAGACTGGCTGCGCGTCGATGCGCTTGACCGTGATGAACCGGTGGTGTTCAGTTCCCACGGTGCCCGCCTGTGCTGGCATTACGGTGCCCAGCGCAGCCTTGCCTCCGATCAGGGTGTGACCGAGCGCACCCTGCGAAACCGTTCCCGCCGTGTAGAGCTGATGCTCAGCGGAGTCGCTCAACTGGCGAGGGCCGCATGAGCCGCTCTCCTCCCCACAGCCCTTCCCCCGACGGGTGCCCTGCCATCCCCGCCGTCCTTAAGGGCAAATCTGCGCTCGGCTGGTTGGCAGCCGGGGTAGCGTCTCGCATGCAGACGCTGAATACATCCATGGAGCCTGCCAGATGCGTATGATTCCCGCCGTCTTCCCCCGCGATTCCTCAAGTTCTGCAGAGCGCAAGGTGTTTCGACTGCTCTCCGAGCTTCCGGCCTATCCCGAGGGCATGGCGTTCCACTCCCTTGGTCTGATGCATCACCCGACAAAGCCAGTCAGCGAGCTTGATTTTGTGATCGGCACAATGGATGGCCTGCTGGTACTGGAGGTCAAGGGTGGTGCCATTGCGCAGCATGAGGGAGTGTTTTTCAGCCGTGACCGTCACGGTGTGCTACACGGCATTCAGGATCCATTCACGCAGGCGGATACAGGCAGTCATGCCCTGCGAGGTCAGCTGGACCGGCTGGTGCCACACCTGAAGGGTGAGGTGATGGTGGGCTACGCGGTGGTGTTGCCGGACACCAGTTTCGATGTTCAGTCCACGGAATGGGATTTGGATGTTGTGATTGATGTGCGGGACTGTCGGGATCCTGCTGCCTTCGCACGCGCGCTGAAGCGCGTCTACACCTTCTGGCAGGAGCGTGTGGTTCGGCGGCCAATGAACGGGCGCATGGCGGATGACATCCGTCAGGCACTTCGGCCTGAATTCGAGAGGGCTGTCTCCATTTCCGGCGTTGCTGGTGAAGTGGAGCTCCAGCAGCTGGCCTTGACTGAGGAACAGTATGGCTTCATTGACACTCTGGTCCTCAACCCGCGTGTCCTATGTACTGGTGGGGCCGGGACGGGCAAGACGTTCCTGCTGGCCGAGGCAGCCAGACGGTTCGCCGCTGCCGGCGACAGGGTGCTGGTGACGTGTCACAGCCCGCTGCTGGCCGATCACCTCCGTTACGTCCTGAATGATGCGCTCATCAACGTCCAGCCATTCAGCCGCCTGGAGAGCCTGACATCTGCCGTGGACGTGCTGCTGGTGGATGAAGCGCAGGACATCATGACCCTTGAACACCTCGTGGACGTACTGGACGGGCACCTGAGCGGCGGTATCGAGAAGGGCCGGTGGGTGATGTTCTACGACCGTAACCTACAGGCCCATATCCACGGTCAGTTCAGTCCGGAAGCGGAATCACTCCTCAGGAATACCGGAGCGACGGTCGTCCCGCTGACCCGCAACTGCCGGAATACCAGGGAGATTGCCACCTGGACACGCGTGCGAACCGGCGGTGACATCGGCACTGCCATGTCCGGCAGTGGCCTGCCCCCCAGGGAGCTCTATTGGGCGTCGCAGACCGAGCAGGTCGGCATGGTGGCGGACATCCTCCGGGACTGTCTACAGGACGGTGCCACGCCCTCGGAGATTGCGGTGCTTTCGTCACTCCCATTTAGAGAATCAGTGTTCAGCCGCCTCCCGGGAACTGTCGCCGTCCGGCCGTGGGCAGAGGCGGGCCCAGGCCAGATTCGCTTTGCCACCATCGATGAAAGCAAAGGCATGGAAAGCCGCTACGTCATCGTCGGCGACCTTCAGGCGCAGCCGGGTATCACTCCTGAGCGGGTCATGGCCCGCCTCTACGTCGCCATCACCAGGGCCCGTGCGGCGCTGTGGCTGCTGATTCGCAAGGACTACCTCGCCGAGCTGGACCAGCTCGCCTCCGACAACGTACAGGCAATCAAAAGGAGTACAGGCACATGACCACATCCACCCCATTTGTCAGCGACACCCGGTTTGCTGCCGTCCAGTTCCTTGAGACCCAGCTGGTCGGCCCTGCCGACGGCCCCACAGAAGTGCTGCCGTTCCGCGAGCGTCCGGTCAATCGCTATCTCATGGGCATCCTCTTCCCTCAGGAACCCCAGGCGGAAGTGCCTGTGCATACGTACCAGGATCTGATCGAGCCTCCAGAGGATGCGGTCGAGGATGACCTGGGTAGCAATGAGCGGGACGATACCGGTGCGCCGCAGGATCCGACCTTCCTGGCAGGGAAGTGGCAGCCATCATCCGTCGGTTTAAGTCTCTACACGGACGCACCTGAACTCACTACGTCCGTGTGGGGTGCCCTCTATGTCCGGACCCGGGGAAGTTCTGCAGAGGAGTGGCATCGGAAGGCGCTTGCGGAGGCAGATGCACCGGAAGAGGTTACCCTCCGTGTCCCGCATGCTATGCGTGGAGGCATCCAGAAGGAGAATGTCCTTGCCGGGCATGCTCAGCTGCATGCCCTCTGGCGCCGCCTCCCGCAGGGCTGGCTGGTCACGGTTAGCCTAGTCAACCCCCGCACGCGGCTCGGGCGGCAGATTGAGATTGAGGACTGCCTGTTTCAGGTCGGCGTGTCGTGCCAGCCCTCCGGCGGAACAATCATGCCCTACCCGGAATTCCAGGCCCAGTCCCTGGATCCCGAGGAGGATGAGCTCCGTCTCCTGTTCCGGCGACACCATACCTATGGTGTAGGCCACGGCTGCGCTCCCGTCTGGGATCCTGGAGCCAACCGTGTGGCCTCGGCCTTCGTTCCGTGGAGTGAGGTCAGGCCCCTAACGCAGGACGTGCCCGGCCTCGGGCCGGACATTCTCAATATCGCCATGGTCGCGTGGGGGCAGAGACCTCGGGCAGAGATCGTGGCCAAGTACGCCGAGATGGTCGACGTCTACCGCACGTGGATCGCCGGCCTTTTGAGCAGCAACGCGGATATTCCGGAGCATCTGGAACCTGCTCGCGAGCGGCTGAGGGGGCGGCTGCAGACGGCCCTGACACGTATGGACGCCGGCGTGGCCCTGCTGCGCGACAATGACGAGGCGTGGCGTGCCTACGTGATTGCCAGTCGCGCAATGCTGATGCAGATGCATCACGTCAGCCGAGAGATGGGCGGTACCCGCCGTTCCCGTCAGGAGGCCATCCAGGCCATGCCGAAGAGCTATGACCATGGTGCCATGCTGAAGTTCAGCTGGCGTCCCTTCCAGCTCGCTTTCATGCTGATGACCGTCACCTCGCTGACCTCCCACAGTGACGTGTGGCGGGAGACCGTGGACCTGATCTGGTTCCCTACAGGTGGCGGGAAGACGGAAGCCTACCTGCTGGCGGCAGCGTACGTTATGGTGCTTCGCCGTCACCGTCACGGCCCGCTGGGAGGCGGCACTGCCGTTATTACGCGCTACACACTGCGCCTGCTGACAGCCCAGCAGTTCCGGCGGACCTCAACGCTGATCTGCGCGCTGGAATGGCTACGTGTGCAGGACACCACAGATCGCCTCGGGCTCGGCGATGAGTCCTTCACCGTGGGACTATGGGTGGGCGGCGATAGTACTCCCAACGAGTACGGCCAGGCCCTTGAGAAATTCCAGGAGCTGCGTGCTGAGGCGCAGCCAGCCAGTCCATTCATCCTTGATGCCTGCCCATGGTGCGGAACAGAGATCATTCCCCGGACCTACAGCCAGGACGATGCAAGCTACGGCGTGCGCACCACTACAAGTTCTTTTGCCCTGCACTGTACCAACAGTGCATGCGACTTCCATGGGCAGCTGCCCGTGCAGGTGGTAGATGACGGGTTGTATGCGCAGCCGCCGACCTTTCTGCTCGGCACAGTTGATAAGTTCGCCATGGTGGCCTGGAAGGAGCAGGCAGGACGCTTTTTTGGCAGTGACGAGGCGTTTCCGCCGGATCTGATCATTCAGGATGAGCTCCACCTGCTGTCCGGTCCGCTGGGCACCACGGTTGGCCTGTACGAGTGTGCCCTGCAGCAGCTGCCGATGCTGCGTGGGGGCCGGCCGAAGATTATTGCCTCTACTGCCACCATCAGACGGGCCAGTGAGCAGGTGGGTGCCCTGTTCAACCGCGAGGTACAGCTGTTCCCCCCCAGCGGTCTGGATGCTGATGACTCCTTCTTCGCGCGGCGCGATGATGACCCGGCCCGGCCCGGCCGGCTGTACGTCGGTGTCATGTCCCCCCATCAGTCCATGAAGACGGCGATGACGCAGCTTGGGGCCGCGCTGGTTGAGTTGCCCCAGGTCGTGTCTGGACTACCGGTACCGCTTCAGCAGAGCTACGCCACGCTGGTGATGTATTTCAACAGCCTCAGGGAGCTGGGCCAGGGCCGAAAGATCGCACAGGACGACATCACCAGCCGGCTGCACAGTGTCTTCAACCGCCCCTACCGTGAGATCTATACCCATGACCAAGTGGAGGAGCTCACCAGCAACCTCGACGGCGGCGAGCTGACGGACATCCTGTCGCAGCTTGCCCGCGATCCCTCTGATGGGGACCACGTCGCAGTACTGGCGACCAGCAACATGCTCTCAGTCGGTGTCGATATCGGCCGGCTCGGCCTCATGCTGATGGCAGGCCAGCCCAAGACCTCGTCCGAGTACATCCAGGCGACCAGCCGTGTCGGACGTGATGCCCGGCGTCCTGGAATGGTCATCGTGCTGTATTCACCCGGCAAGCCACGTGACCGCTCGCATTACGAGTCCTTCCCCACATACCACGGGTCGCTGTACCGCTATGTGGAACCCACCAGCGTCACCCCCTTTGCCCTGCCGTCGCGGCTGCGCGCCCTACACGCCGTCCTGGGCATCCTGGTACGGCATACCATCCCGGGCATGAGCGCCGAGAGTGCTGCTGTGCACTTCGACCGCACTCTGCCCCAGGTACAGGAGATCGTTGGGCGGATGCTCGAGTGGGTGATGAGGGTCGATCCTGCTGAGGAGCCGAAGACCAGGGAACAGCTGGAGAGGCTGGTGAGCGAGTGGCAGGAGCAGGCCACAGCGTTGAAGGCAATGGGTCGCCCACTGCAGTACGGCGCCCGGGGACGAAACATCGCCGGGATCTACCGCCCGGCGGATGACAGCAACCGCAATGGGTTGTGGCCGACCCTGCAGAACATGCGGTCGGTTGACGAGAGCAGTTCCATTCAGATCAAGACGAGGTAGGTCCATGACACGAACCCCTGACCGGAAGATCCGTAAGGCCCAGACCATCTCACCCTTTGGCGTGGGTGCCATCTTCGACTTCAAGGATGAATCTTTCATCGGTATAGATGTCGGCCGCTGGCCGGCCAATGCGCGCCGCATAGAGAGTCCCCGCCTGAGCCAGCGTGTAGGCACGGAACTGGCTGAGGCGCCCGCTGCCGGACTGCCCTACCTGCGCTTCCCCCGCTGGCTGGTCTGCCGCAAGTGTACTCGCATGACAGAGTGGCACGGAAGTGCGGACGGTCAAGCTGAGGAGAAGGCCGTCCCACGCTGCGTCCACGCCGGCTGTAACGGCACCCTGATTCCAATTCGTTTCGTCATGGCCTGTAAGGAAGGTCACCTCTCGGACGTTCCCTGGCAGCGTTGGGTACACCTCGATAACGCTGCACCCTCTGGCCCGGACCAAGCCAATTGTGACAGCCGGGATCTGGAGTTCAAGGCACGACAGGGGGGCGGTGGGAGCTTGGCCTCGCTGTACGTGAAGTGCTGCACCTGCGGGCGTGAACGGTCCCTGGAGCGACTGATGTCCCCCGCTGGCCTCAAGGGGATCAGATGCCGGGGCGGTCAGCCGTGGTACGCCCGCGAGAACCGTGTGGAGTGCAAAGAGACCCCTGAGGTGGTCCAGCGGGGAGCAACGAACCTGTACAGCCCGATTGTCGAGAGTGCCCTCGACATCCCACCAGAGTCAAACTACGACCCGGCCAGCGCCATGGCGGCGGATATCCGTGAGCATCAGATCTTCACAGCCATCCCGCCCCTGCTGGGTACCCACGGGGCACACCACCCACTGGTCGTACAACTGGCGGAGACAGTGGCTGAAGCGCTGGTGCCCACCCAGATTCCCGACCGTCCGGCGGCCGTTATGCGCATGAGGAATCTGGTCATCCTGGTGGCCAGCGATGAGGGCGACTCCGCTCCCCGCATCGTGGCGGATCCAGAGGAGAACCTGCTGCTTGGTGAGTGGCAGGCTCTGACCACCCGTAGTGACCGTAACCCTCACCCGCTTGACCGCTTCCAGACAGAACATACCACCCTGCTCGAGCGCAATGTGGCGGCCCCGCCCGGCGGTGCCCTTGAAGAGCTCGACCGGCTCGTTGATCAGGTCGTGCTCGTCCGCCGTCTCCGTGAAGTTCGGGCTCTGAAGGCATTCACTCGTCTCGATGGCACCACGCCAGTCACGGTCGGCCGTCCGGGGGTTGGGCGGATCCCCAGGTATATGCCGGCCATAGAGGTATATGGCGAGGGCGTCTTCATCACCCTCAAGGAGGATGTCCTGCTGACCTGGATCAAGGCGAACGAGGGCTCGATCCTTTCTCGGGTCGGACTGCTCAGACAGCGAATGGGCAGCAGCACGCTGAATGCAGACGTCCCTGCCGTGACGGCACGCTTCCTTGTGGTTCATACCCTGGCCCATCTGCTGATCCGTCAGTTTGCTTTCGAGGCCGGGTACTCTGCGTCCTCACTTCGGGAACGCCTCTACATCGCCGAGCCTGGTCCCACCGGTCAGGGTGCCATGGCTGGCCTTCTGATCTACACCGCTGCCGGTGACCGGGGTGGTACCCTCGGCGGCCTGGTGAGGCTGGGCGAGCCCGGCCGTCTGTCCGGGACGTTCCTCAATGCACTGGCTGCCGGCCAGTGGTGCAGTTCCGACCCGGTGTGCGGGGAGAGTACCGGTCAGGGAATGCTGGGACTCAACCTCGCGGCGTGTCACGCATGTACCCTGGTGAGTGAGACCAGCTGCGTCCACCGCAACATGCTGCTTGATCGTACGCTCCTGCTCGGAAATGCCACGTTGACTGGCGGATTCTTCTCCGAGGTCCTCAGGCGCGGTATGAAGGAATTCATGGCTGTGGAGGAGGGGTAATGCGCCTGCCTGCCTACGAAGATCTTTCCAAGGAACAGGACGCGGTGCTGACGCTGCCGCTGGACGGCCGTTACCTGATTGGCGGTGCGCCTGGGACGGGCAAAACGGTCGTAGCACTGTACCGCGCCTCCAGGATGGCCCGGGAAGGCAAGTCCCTGCGCTTCCTGATGTACTCGAAACTGCTGTCGGCGTACACGACGGCAACGGCGTCCGGCGGAGCCACTGCGCCCCTCACGGCCTCCATCTCGACCTATCACCGCTGGCTGAGCAGTCTGTATTGGAGCACCTACCGCAAACCGACACCGACCATGCCGGACAACACCTGGGCATTTGACTGGAACAACATCATTGCCCAGATGGCCGAGAAGCCACCTGCCAGAACCATGGATCATCTGCTGATTGACGAGGGGCAGGACCTGCCGTCGGAGCTCTACACTGTCACGAGCATCTTTCTCACTGAGAACATCACGGTCTTTGCCGACGAGAACCAGCGCATTACGTCCACTCAGACGATGATGCATGAGATCCGTGCCGCAGCCGGCATCCCGCAGCACAACACGTTCACCCTGACCCAGAACTTCCGGAACACCGTGCAGATCCATAACTTGGCCTGCTGGTTCCACCGCGGCTCTCCGACTGGGCTCGCGACGCCACCAGTCCGGCGTGGCAATAGGCCCACCTTCTTGGACTCAGCAGATCTCAGCGCCCAGGTCGATTACATCCAGCGGTATGAGCAGCTCAACGCCAACCGGAGCATCGGGGTGCTCGTCCGAACGCGCTCCGAGTTGAAAAAGATCCTCCATATGTTGAACGGCCGCACCCACAACCCGGTGCATGTGTATCTCAGCAAGGAGAAGGTGATGCCTGAATTCGACCGGGATGGCATTACGATCCTATGTCACGACAGCGCCAAGGGCTTGGAGTTCGACACGGTGTTCCTGCCCGGCCTGGAGTACGTGGATGCCGCGCGCGTGGAGCAGGCAGATGTCATGATGAAGATGTACGTGCTCTGCACCCGCGCGCGGCAGGATCTCTTCCTGATGTATGCCGGGGAGACGTGCGCCCTCCGCGACGCCCTACCCGACGATCTCATCCGGAAGACAACCCTGAAAGATGACTGAACACGTGCCGATGACCAACCTGTCTGCCACCTACGTGGTGCTCAATCGCCACAATCTGCCGCCTGTGGCATCCACCCGACTGATCCGGCCCCGCTTAGCGTACGTGAAGTACTACCCGGATATCCTCGATCTGCGCCCCGACGTCATCCCGCTATTCGACGGCCCACCCGGGACGGAGGTCACCGACTACTGCAGGCGCGAGGGTCAGGGAAGCTTCCCCGTACTGCTTGAACTTGGCAGTGACGCCGTGACCGATATGGAACGCGACTTGGGCGGCACGCAGCGGCTGATCCCGGCTGCCCACATCACGCGGATCCATGTACGCAGCCCTGAAGAGCTTACGGAGCTCCGGGCCCACGAGTACGAGAACGCCAGCATGACGGACTACACTATTCAGGTCAGTCCACACCTTTTCCCCGAGGACGGGCCTGGCCTGGACGAGATCGTGGTGCGGCTCGGGCATCTGCCTCCCGCGCCAGAGGACAGGGCGGAGCGCATCGCCGCAGCAAACCGTATGACCGGTGGGCTGCTTGCGGTCGCGTCCCACGGCCCTGACGAGGCCGGCGAGGTGGAGGCCCTGTTCCGTCGCGGCCTCCAAGGAGAGCGTGGCGACGTTACAGATCTGACATTTATCGTTCAGGCATTGCTCGACGGGAATCAGGACAGCACCGATGCGCGGCTGCTGAATGTGGTGGCCACCGTGCTGGTCCACCTCCCGGTCAGCGAGCAGCCGGCCATGGATGACCTGTTGCTGCAGTACCGGAATCTGTACCTGCAGCGCTACCCGGATGATGTGAAGGGCCTGCGGATCATCGAGCGGGCAGAGCACGTGATGGTCTCGCAGCAGTTCAGGCCCGGCAATGACGCCGCTGCACCTGTCGCGTTCGCTCTGCTCCTACACGTAATGCGGCAGCGGCTGGCAGATCTCACCCAGGACAACCGGAGCCTGATGCCCTTCTTCGAGAATGGCCTGCCTGGCCGAACGACCGTCAACATCGCGCGCTTCCTGACGGGTCTCCGTCTCGGCCGGCAGCGGATGGATACCCTGGATCGACCAGCCCCGCTGGATGCCTGGGCCGCGGCTGAGGAAGCCCTCGCGGTGCCGCAGCGGCCTGCCCGCCTCCTGTCCCTGCTGGAACCCTTCAAGAGAAAAGATGTGGATGGTGGGAATCAGGATATCCGCAATCATCAGGACATCGCAGGTTTCACCGGAGCCGTGGACGGCACAGTGGCGCCAGAGACAGTGTCGGGTGATCAGTTGCCTGCTCCAGATGTGGCAGATGTCTCCCGTGAGAAACCGCTGCCAGAGGCAGTCAGTCTTGAGGGCACGCCTGGGTCTGAGCGGACCGACCTGACCAGCCTAGCCGTTCCCATCTGTCTCCTGAGGGGGTGGCATGACCTCATCATTACGACGGTCACTACGGCTGCCCCAATACAGGTCACTCCTGAACGGGCAGGCCGCGTATCTCTGCGGCTGACCGGGCAGGTCGAGGTGACACGGAGTGTTGAGCAGGCTGATGAGCTGCTGCGGCGTCTTGATATGGAGCCGCTCACTCCTGGCGAACTCGCCCAGGTCAGGGGCACTTCCACGGAACCCGGAGTTCCGAAAAAAGCGAAGCGCACCCGCAAGGCCGCCACTGGAACAGCCCGGAAACGGGGCCGCAAGCCAGCAGTCGCGCCTGAGGACGGAGAGACGCCTGCACACGAGCTGTCCCTGGACTGAGAGGGCGGGGCATTCCGGCCCAGACTGCCCCTGCCGGAAGCAGGTGGCAGCCTGTGGCCTATCATGGAGTGATGGGTCTGGTCCCTATACGTCTGCCACAGCAACTCCAGCCGGATACCGTGGTTTCTCTGGAGGGCACCGATGGACTGTATCGGGCAGTCAGTCGCGAGAGTGCGGCGGGGCGCGCCGCCCTGCTCCTGGAATTGGGCCACCACCAGCTCCGGGCGGGGGAGGGGTGGGAAGCGCGGAGGCATTTTGATGAGGGCCTTTCTCTGACGCGGTCGCACCGTACAGCGCGGCTGCTGCGCGGCCGGCTCCTGACCGGGGCGAGCATGGCGGCGCGCGCACAGGGCCACTTTCGTATGGCCGTGTCTCTCGCGGAGGCGGCGGTACGGGTCAGCAATCAGACCCCAGAGGCGGCTGCCAGCGCCTGGCTGGCCCTGGCCAGTGCCCACCGGCTCGCCGGCGCCGCCTGGGAAAGCCTGACACCTACCCACACGGCACTTGACATTCATCCCACGTCCGAGGGGCAGGTCGCGAAGGTGCTCACGTGGATGATGCTGATGCCCGATCAGATCCTGCAGGAGGCGGCGGAACTCGTCACGCAGGTGGACGGGGAACTGCAGGCGCGGCTGGCTTGGCACCTGGCCGAGTACGCCCTGGGAACCGGCGACCGGCAGGCCGCCGACCAGTGGCTTCTCCTGACGCGGGATACCCCCAGCGGGGCCGAGGAGGGCCACGTGTGCCTGCTGGCTGCCCAACAGGCACACCTGAGCCTTCCGCCGGTCACGGACGTCCGTGAGCCGGTGGAGGTGCTGACCCTGCGCCGGCGTGGTCTGCAGGTTGGTGACCGCTTCG containing:
- a CDS encoding nuclease-related domain-containing DEAD/DEAH box helicase, which encodes MIPAVFPRDSSSSAERKVFRLLSELPAYPEGMAFHSLGLMHHPTKPVSELDFVIGTMDGLLVLEVKGGAIAQHEGVFFSRDRHGVLHGIQDPFTQADTGSHALRGQLDRLVPHLKGEVMVGYAVVLPDTSFDVQSTEWDLDVVIDVRDCRDPAAFARALKRVYTFWQERVVRRPMNGRMADDIRQALRPEFERAVSISGVAGEVELQQLALTEEQYGFIDTLVLNPRVLCTGGAGTGKTFLLAEAARRFAAAGDRVLVTCHSPLLADHLRYVLNDALINVQPFSRLESLTSAVDVLLVDEAQDIMTLEHLVDVLDGHLSGGIEKGRWVMFYDRNLQAHIHGQFSPEAESLLRNTGATVVPLTRNCRNTREIATWTRVRTGGDIGTAMSGSGLPPRELYWASQTEQVGMVADILRDCLQDGATPSEIAVLSSLPFRESVFSRLPGTVAVRPWAEAGPGQIRFATIDESKGMESRYVIVGDLQAQPGITPERVMARLYVAITRARAALWLLIRKDYLAELDQLASDNVQAIKRSTGT
- a CDS encoding helicase-related protein, with product MTTSTPFVSDTRFAAVQFLETQLVGPADGPTEVLPFRERPVNRYLMGILFPQEPQAEVPVHTYQDLIEPPEDAVEDDLGSNERDDTGAPQDPTFLAGKWQPSSVGLSLYTDAPELTTSVWGALYVRTRGSSAEEWHRKALAEADAPEEVTLRVPHAMRGGIQKENVLAGHAQLHALWRRLPQGWLVTVSLVNPRTRLGRQIEIEDCLFQVGVSCQPSGGTIMPYPEFQAQSLDPEEDELRLLFRRHHTYGVGHGCAPVWDPGANRVASAFVPWSEVRPLTQDVPGLGPDILNIAMVAWGQRPRAEIVAKYAEMVDVYRTWIAGLLSSNADIPEHLEPARERLRGRLQTALTRMDAGVALLRDNDEAWRAYVIASRAMLMQMHHVSREMGGTRRSRQEAIQAMPKSYDHGAMLKFSWRPFQLAFMLMTVTSLTSHSDVWRETVDLIWFPTGGGKTEAYLLAAAYVMVLRRHRHGPLGGGTAVITRYTLRLLTAQQFRRTSTLICALEWLRVQDTTDRLGLGDESFTVGLWVGGDSTPNEYGQALEKFQELRAEAQPASPFILDACPWCGTEIIPRTYSQDDASYGVRTTTSSFALHCTNSACDFHGQLPVQVVDDGLYAQPPTFLLGTVDKFAMVAWKEQAGRFFGSDEAFPPDLIIQDELHLLSGPLGTTVGLYECALQQLPMLRGGRPKIIASTATIRRASEQVGALFNREVQLFPPSGLDADDSFFARRDDDPARPGRLYVGVMSPHQSMKTAMTQLGAALVELPQVVSGLPVPLQQSYATLVMYFNSLRELGQGRKIAQDDITSRLHSVFNRPYREIYTHDQVEELTSNLDGGELTDILSQLARDPSDGDHVAVLATSNMLSVGVDIGRLGLMLMAGQPKTSSEYIQATSRVGRDARRPGMVIVLYSPGKPRDRSHYESFPTYHGSLYRYVEPTSVTPFALPSRLRALHAVLGILVRHTIPGMSAESAAVHFDRTLPQVQEIVGRMLEWVMRVDPAEEPKTREQLERLVSEWQEQATALKAMGRPLQYGARGRNIAGIYRPADDSNRNGLWPTLQNMRSVDESSSIQIKTR
- the drmB gene encoding DUF1998 domain-containing protein, which translates into the protein MTRTPDRKIRKAQTISPFGVGAIFDFKDESFIGIDVGRWPANARRIESPRLSQRVGTELAEAPAAGLPYLRFPRWLVCRKCTRMTEWHGSADGQAEEKAVPRCVHAGCNGTLIPIRFVMACKEGHLSDVPWQRWVHLDNAAPSGPDQANCDSRDLEFKARQGGGGSLASLYVKCCTCGRERSLERLMSPAGLKGIRCRGGQPWYARENRVECKETPEVVQRGATNLYSPIVESALDIPPESNYDPASAMAADIREHQIFTAIPPLLGTHGAHHPLVVQLAETVAEALVPTQIPDRPAAVMRMRNLVILVASDEGDSAPRIVADPEENLLLGEWQALTTRSDRNPHPLDRFQTEHTTLLERNVAAPPGGALEELDRLVDQVVLVRRLREVRALKAFTRLDGTTPVTVGRPGVGRIPRYMPAIEVYGEGVFITLKEDVLLTWIKANEGSILSRVGLLRQRMGSSTLNADVPAVTARFLVVHTLAHLLIRQFAFEAGYSASSLRERLYIAEPGPTGQGAMAGLLIYTAAGDRGGTLGGLVRLGEPGRLSGTFLNALAAGQWCSSDPVCGESTGQGMLGLNLAACHACTLVSETSCVHRNMLLDRTLLLGNATLTGGFFSEVLRRGMKEFMAVEEG
- a CDS encoding AAA family ATPase, producing the protein MRLPAYEDLSKEQDAVLTLPLDGRYLIGGAPGTGKTVVALYRASRMAREGKSLRFLMYSKLLSAYTTATASGGATAPLTASISTYHRWLSSLYWSTYRKPTPTMPDNTWAFDWNNIIAQMAEKPPARTMDHLLIDEGQDLPSELYTVTSIFLTENITVFADENQRITSTQTMMHEIRAAAGIPQHNTFTLTQNFRNTVQIHNLACWFHRGSPTGLATPPVRRGNRPTFLDSADLSAQVDYIQRYEQLNANRSIGVLVRTRSELKKILHMLNGRTHNPVHVYLSKEKVMPEFDRDGITILCHDSAKGLEFDTVFLPGLEYVDAARVEQADVMMKMYVLCTRARQDLFLMYAGETCALRDALPDDLIRKTTLKDD